In the genome of uncultured Campylobacter sp., one region contains:
- a CDS encoding Na+/H+ antiporter NhaC family protein, whose protein sequence is MLKNLLIFTAIFLPALALADVEPAVRNSELYGVLTLIPPVAAIVLAFITKDVILSLFLGVLSGTFLVGMVDHGIAASALFAFTNLCSRVVKSMADTWNAGILLQVMCIGGLIALVTKSGGTKALALWLSKHADTPVLGQIYTWLMGIVIFFDDYANALIVGPIMRPLMDKFKISRAKFAFIIDATAAPITGIAVISTWVGVEISAIKEAYSQIGIENINAFTVFVETIPYRFYNIFMIFFVVATAVMSREFGSMYRAEIASRGGKSSAADFKIKNLEDQIFVPKEGVALRKLNAIIPLGAMIVLSVIGFYFNGYSSLEGEALEAVKAAPLSFTSIRTAFSAADASVVLFQSALFSSIIAVVLGIAQKIYGVKEAIEVWVGGWKSMLNTVIILLFAWSLSSVIKELGTSRYLVELLSDATPRFALAIVIFVLSSFISFSTGTSFGTMGIVTPLAVPLAHAVGQKYGLSGEEFHVFMCVNVSAVLTGAIFGDHCSPISDTTILSSMGAGCDHIEHVSTQMTYALVVCGISIICGYLPAGFGLSVWACLILGIAAIILLLRVVGKRVDV, encoded by the coding sequence ATGTTAAAAAATTTGCTTATCTTTACGGCGATTTTTTTGCCCGCGCTAGCGCTTGCGGACGTGGAGCCCGCCGTGCGAAACAGCGAGCTTTACGGAGTGCTGACGCTTATCCCGCCGGTTGCGGCGATCGTACTTGCTTTTATCACCAAGGACGTGATTTTGTCGCTGTTTTTGGGCGTGCTAAGCGGGACTTTTCTCGTCGGTATGGTAGATCACGGCATCGCGGCTTCGGCGCTTTTTGCCTTTACGAACCTGTGCTCGCGCGTAGTAAAATCGATGGCGGATACGTGGAATGCGGGCATTTTGCTTCAGGTCATGTGTATCGGCGGGCTCATCGCTTTAGTGACCAAAAGCGGCGGCACGAAGGCGCTTGCGCTCTGGCTTAGCAAGCACGCAGACACCCCCGTTTTGGGTCAAATTTACACCTGGCTGATGGGTATCGTGATATTTTTCGACGATTACGCAAACGCGCTGATCGTGGGTCCGATAATGCGGCCTCTGATGGATAAATTTAAAATTTCGCGCGCAAAATTCGCCTTCATCATCGACGCGACCGCAGCGCCGATCACCGGCATCGCGGTGATCTCTACGTGGGTCGGAGTTGAAATTTCGGCGATCAAAGAGGCCTACTCGCAGATCGGCATAGAAAACATAAACGCCTTTACCGTCTTTGTAGAGACGATCCCGTATAGATTTTATAATATTTTCATGATCTTTTTCGTAGTCGCTACTGCCGTAATGAGTAGGGAGTTTGGCTCGATGTATCGCGCAGAGATCGCATCTCGCGGCGGCAAGAGCTCCGCTGCGGATTTTAAGATCAAAAATTTAGAGGATCAAATTTTTGTACCCAAAGAGGGCGTCGCGCTTCGCAAGCTAAACGCGATAATCCCGCTAGGAGCGATGATTGTCCTTTCCGTCATCGGGTTTTACTTTAACGGCTACAGCTCGCTGGAGGGCGAGGCTTTGGAGGCGGTCAAGGCAGCCCCTCTTAGCTTTACTTCTATCCGCACCGCATTTAGTGCGGCGGATGCTTCGGTCGTACTGTTTCAATCCGCGCTCTTTTCATCGATCATCGCCGTCGTTTTAGGCATCGCGCAAAAAATTTACGGCGTCAAAGAGGCGATCGAGGTCTGGGTTGGCGGCTGGAAAAGTATGCTAAATACCGTCATAATCCTGCTTTTTGCGTGGTCGCTAAGCTCGGTTATCAAAGAGCTAGGCACTTCGCGCTATTTGGTCGAGCTTCTAAGCGACGCTACGCCGCGCTTTGCGCTTGCGATCGTGATCTTCGTGCTCAGCTCGTTTATCTCCTTTTCAACGGGCACAAGCTTCGGTACTATGGGCATCGTCACACCTTTAGCCGTGCCTCTTGCTCACGCCGTGGGGCAAAAATATGGCCTTAGCGGCGAGGAATTTCATGTTTTTATGTGCGTAAACGTAAGCGCGGTGCTTACCGGAGCGATCTTCGGCGATCACTGCTCGCCGATTTCTGATACGACGATCCTTTCTTCGATGGGCGCAGGCTGCGATCACATCGAGCACGTAAGCACGCAGATGACTTATGCGCTGGTCGTTTGCGGCATCAGTATCATTTGCGGCTACCTGCCTGCGGGCTTTGGGCTTAGCGTGTGGGCCTGCCTGATCTTGGGTATCGCGGCTATCATTCTTTTACTGCGCGTGGTGGGTAAAAGAGTGGATGTATGA
- the ilvA gene encoding threonine ammonia-lyase, with the protein MVDLNKIIQAKRTINDFVYKTPFALAPKLSKLYGAEVYLKSENLQRTGAYKIRGAYNKIAHLTDEERAHGVIAASAGNHAQGVAMSAQKFGVHAVIVMPEATPLLKVSGTKALGAEIILKGDNFDEAYAFALEYAKEHNLTFVHPFNDEFVQAGQGTIALEMIEEVADLEYIVVPVGGGGLATGVCSCAKQINPDIKIIAVAAKGAPAMHDSFVAKKPLNSKSVRTIADGIAVRDTSEITLSTIIECVDEFVQVDDEEIASAILYLLEQQKIIVEGAGAAGVAALMNAKFAFPAGAKIGIILSGGNIDVQMLNIIIEKGLIKSHRKMTINVTLVDKPGALTGLTEILRRANANIVKIDYDRFSTNIEYGDAQITITLETKGKTHQEDIAWALKNAGYDFREIL; encoded by the coding sequence ATGGTTGATCTAAATAAAATCATCCAAGCAAAGCGCACGATAAACGATTTCGTCTATAAAACGCCCTTTGCTCTGGCGCCGAAGCTCAGCAAGCTTTACGGCGCGGAAGTGTATCTCAAAAGCGAGAACTTGCAGCGCACCGGCGCATATAAGATCCGCGGCGCTTACAATAAAATCGCGCATCTGACGGACGAGGAGCGGGCGCACGGAGTAATAGCTGCAAGCGCGGGCAACCACGCACAAGGCGTAGCGATGAGCGCGCAAAAATTCGGCGTGCATGCTGTGATCGTAATGCCTGAAGCTACACCACTGCTTAAGGTAAGCGGCACGAAGGCTCTGGGCGCGGAGATCATCCTAAAGGGCGATAATTTCGACGAGGCGTACGCGTTTGCACTGGAATATGCAAAGGAACACAATCTGACGTTTGTGCATCCCTTTAACGACGAGTTCGTCCAAGCGGGCCAAGGCACGATCGCGCTTGAGATGATCGAAGAAGTTGCAGATCTTGAATACATCGTCGTTCCGGTTGGTGGCGGCGGGCTTGCGACGGGGGTTTGCAGCTGCGCTAAACAGATCAATCCGGACATCAAAATTATCGCTGTAGCCGCCAAGGGCGCTCCCGCGATGCACGATAGCTTCGTCGCGAAAAAACCGCTAAATTCCAAATCCGTCCGCACCATCGCCGACGGCATCGCTGTGCGGGATACTAGCGAGATCACGCTCTCTACGATCATCGAGTGCGTCGATGAGTTCGTGCAGGTCGATGACGAGGAGATCGCAAGCGCGATACTCTATCTGCTCGAGCAGCAAAAAATCATCGTCGAGGGTGCGGGCGCGGCGGGCGTAGCGGCGCTGATGAACGCGAAATTTGCATTCCCCGCGGGCGCAAAGATCGGCATCATCCTAAGCGGCGGCAATATCGACGTACAGATGCTAAACATCATCATCGAAAAAGGCCTCATAAAATCGCACCGCAAGATGACGATCAACGTCACGCTCGTCGATAAGCCGGGCGCGCTTACGGGGCTTACCGAAATTTTGCGCCGCGCCAACGCAAACATCGTCAAGATCGACTACGACCGCTTCTCGACCAATATCGAGTACGGCGACGCGCAGATCACGATCACGCTTGAGACCAAAGGTAAGACTCATCAAGAGGACATCGCCTGGGCGCTCAAAAACGCGGGGTATGATTTCAGGGAGATTTTGTAA
- a CDS encoding tRNA (uridine(54)-C5)-methyltransferase TrmA, producing the protein MNCESFGSCGSCTLGEPYEDQILYKKRLISDKFREFFDGEFEFFASSPQNYRIRAEFGIWHDIWHSASDLAYTMGGSQSKKILINECPKVALPIANLMPQLLEALRRSEALKERLFGVEFISCASGILATLLYHKRLGEREQGAICELAGKLGIRVMARARGQKLLSGELSLTDELCVDGRVYKFRFGENAFIQPNRGVNEKMIAWARSCVDFGKDGASERCSAQNFAAQNSVEKNSIAGNSAAQNLAKKNSVAQNSSCEKHAVRPESSGARDLLELYCGHGNFTIPLAAKFNRVLASEISKSSIANARINCELNGVCNAQFVRLSADELMSAFARRREFERLKGIDIFSYDFSHVLIDPPRAGLEPSVIDFIKNFQNLIYISCNPQTLFKNLRSLCTTHEVRRFAIFDQFAHTAHIECGVLLRRRS; encoded by the coding sequence ATGAATTGCGAAAGCTTCGGTAGTTGCGGCAGCTGTACGCTCGGTGAGCCCTATGAGGATCAAATTTTATATAAAAAGCGTCTGATAAGCGATAAGTTCAGAGAATTTTTTGACGGCGAGTTTGAGTTTTTTGCCTCAAGCCCTCAAAATTACCGCATCAGGGCGGAATTTGGCATCTGGCACGATATTTGGCATAGCGCATCTGATCTTGCCTACACGATGGGCGGCTCACAGAGTAAGAAAATTTTAATTAACGAATGCCCAAAGGTAGCGCTTCCTATCGCAAATTTAATGCCGCAGCTGCTAGAGGCGCTTAGGCGGAGCGAAGCTTTAAAAGAGAGGCTCTTTGGCGTTGAGTTTATCTCGTGCGCCAGCGGGATTTTGGCGACGCTGCTTTATCATAAGCGCCTGGGCGAGCGCGAGCAGGGGGCGATTTGCGAGCTGGCGGGCAAGCTTGGTATCAGGGTTATGGCTCGCGCGCGCGGACAGAAGCTGCTAAGCGGCGAGCTAAGCCTCACGGACGAGCTTTGCGTGGACGGGCGAGTTTATAAATTTCGCTTCGGTGAAAACGCTTTCATCCAGCCAAACCGCGGCGTGAACGAAAAGATGATCGCCTGGGCGAGAAGCTGCGTAGACTTCGGCAAAGACGGCGCGAGCGAGAGGTGCAGCGCACAAAATTTTGCCGCACAAAATTCCGTTGAAAAAAATTCCATAGCGGGGAATTCCGCCGCGCAAAATTTGGCTAAAAAAAATTCCGTCGCGCAAAATTCGAGCTGCGAAAAACATGCCGTGCGCCCAGAAAGCTCCGGCGCGCGCGATCTGCTGGAGCTGTACTGCGGACACGGCAACTTTACCATCCCGCTTGCGGCTAAATTTAACCGCGTGCTGGCGAGCGAAATTTCAAAAAGCTCGATTGCTAACGCCCGCATAAACTGCGAGCTCAACGGCGTTTGCAACGCGCAATTCGTCCGCCTTAGCGCGGATGAGCTGATGAGCGCGTTTGCGCGCAGGCGCGAGTTTGAGCGGCTAAAGGGGATCGATATTTTCAGCTACGATTTTTCGCACGTCTTGATCGATCCGCCGCGCGCGGGGCTGGAGCCTAGCGTGATTGATTTCATAAAAAATTTTCAAAATTTGATCTACATCTCCTGTAATCCGCAGACGCTTTTTAAAAATTTACGCTCGCTTTGCACTACGCACGAGGTGCGCAGGTTTGCGATCTTCGATCAGTTCGCGCATACGGCGCATATCGAATGCGGCGTGCTGCTGCGGCGCAGGAGCTAG
- a CDS encoding DUF4230 domain-containing protein, with protein sequence MENFAFLLNLVIFCILVFMFFKMRKSGEQAGKPQIATDITRLKSIGELSVFKIYSKEIVTRKQNVGSGLLGSLVSPLMTKKQIAIIFEFEIEFVYDLLSPDFAILPQGEDRYEIKMPPCKYKYSIKDMKIYDEKNAKLLPFLLPDSLNGLFGASFDESDKNHLIDDAKDEVKQLSLKIINDLGGKIHKSATDTLEAIAKSFGAKEVGFIFQDKALQTIDINSSEIAIDKSLKSQIEK encoded by the coding sequence TTGGAAAATTTTGCTTTTCTTCTAAATTTAGTGATATTTTGCATCTTGGTTTTTATGTTTTTTAAGATGCGCAAAAGCGGCGAGCAGGCGGGCAAGCCGCAGATCGCCACCGATATCACGCGGCTTAAAAGCATCGGCGAACTGAGCGTTTTTAAAATTTACTCCAAAGAGATCGTCACGCGCAAGCAAAACGTAGGCAGCGGGCTGCTGGGCTCGCTCGTCTCGCCGCTGATGACGAAAAAGCAGATCGCCATCATCTTCGAGTTTGAGATCGAGTTCGTTTACGACCTGCTAAGCCCCGACTTTGCGATACTGCCGCAGGGCGAGGATCGCTACGAGATCAAGATGCCACCGTGCAAATACAAATACTCGATCAAAGATATGAAAATTTACGACGAGAAAAATGCCAAGCTGCTGCCGTTTCTGTTGCCCGATTCGCTAAACGGGCTATTCGGCGCGAGCTTCGATGAAAGCGATAAAAACCACCTCATCGACGATGCTAAGGACGAGGTCAAGCAGCTCTCGTTAAAAATCATCAACGATCTTGGCGGCAAGATCCACAAATCTGCGACCGACACGCTGGAAGCGATCGCTAAGAGCTTCGGCGCGAAGGAGGTCGGATTTATCTTCCAGGACAAGGCGCTTCAAACAATCGACATAAACTCTAGCGAGATCGCAATCGATAAGTCGCTAAAATCGCAGATCGAGAAGTAG